The genome window CGTCTGCAGGGTAAAGCGGATCGCCGGCCGTGGCGACAGATGGGCCGATTCTGATGGATGCAGAGTGTTGACGGGGTGAAATCGCCTCCTTGCCGGGACGACGCCCATAGCTCAAACCCAACGTGCCACGGCCGCCTGGGGTCAAGGGGGCCACGCCCCCTTGCCGCCGGAGGCATTTTCGATGGGGAACCGTGGTCAGCAACGGATGTCCCCTTTGTGGTACGAGCTATGAGGACTCCCTCAATCCACACCGCCGGCGATGCAATCCCCGCGGGTTGGTGAGGGGGCATACGGCACCGTGTCCGCGTTTGGACACGAGCTCCTTCAGACATCTTCCGACGAGAGGGCCTCCGGCGGGCAAGAGGGCGTTGCCCCCTTGCATCCCCCACCAGGGTGCCCCTGGACCCGGTTTATGAGCCCGAAGCTACGCCACGTCGCCCGGCCACCATCCAGCGAACGCACCCATGTCGACGCCGTCCATCTACCCTAACCCGCGACATCCACGGCCATTGCGCCGCTCCCCGTCAAAACCGCTCGGAGCCGGGCCGCAGCGCCGATCAGATCTGGTACAATCCCGGTTTCACTCCGGCGCGAATCAGTCGCGCTGTTCCCCGCCATCCCCTCCGCTCGCACGGATTCATGAGCGATCTCGCGACCCCCGCAGCCGAGGCTGCCCCGGTGCGGCCCTTCGCCCACCTTCACTGCCACACCCACTACTCCCTCCTCGACGGGGCCAGCAAAATCCCCGACCTCGTCAAGAAGGTCAAAGAGCTGGGGATGGACTCGTGCGCCATCACGGACCACGGGAACCTGTACGGCGCACTCGAGTTCTACACCAAGTGCAAGGACGGCGGCGTCAACCCGATCCTGGGGTACGAGGCCTACATCGCCCCCGGCCACCGCACGGACCGCAGCGCGTCGCGGATGAAGGACGCCACGTTCCACCTCACGCTCCTCGCCATGAACGCGACGGGCTTCAAGAACCTCTCGCGGATGGCCTCCAAGGCCTACCTCGAAGGGTTCTACTACAAGCCCCGCATCGACAAGGAACTGCTCCAGCAATACCACGAAGGGGTCATCTGCCTCTCGGGCTGCGCCTCGAGCGAACTCTCGCGACTCCTCCTGGGTGGCGAGAAGGAAAAGGCCGAATCGCTCGTGAAGTGGTACGTCGACCTCTTCGGCGACCGCTTCTACATGGAGATCCAGGACGGCGGCGTCGAGATCCAGCAGTCCTGTGCTGAAGCGACGATCGAACTCGCCGATCGCATGGGGCTGCCGCTCGTCGCCACGAACGACGCGCACTACCTCTGCCAGACCGACGCGTCGATGCACGACGTGCTCTTGTGTGTGAACACAAAAGCCCGCGTCACCGACGAAAACCGGATGAAGATCAACACCGATCAGCTCTTCATCCGTTCTCCCGAGCAGATGTACGCCGCCTTCCCGAACCGGGCCGAGGCGGTCGCCCGCTCGCAGGAGATCGCGAACCGCTGCAACATCGAGCTCGACCTCAAGACCCGGCACTACCCGGTCTTCACCCCGCCGCCGCCGCTGACCGACAAGGACTATCTCCGGCAGGTCGCCTACGACGGCATGAAGTGGCGGTACGGAGAGAACCCCGAGCAGAAGTTCGTGGACCGGCTCGAGTTCGAGCTCGGCGTCATCAACAAGATGGGGTACGCCAGCTACTTCCTCATCGTGTGGGACTTCGCCCGGTTCGCCCGCTCGCAGGGGATCCCCTGCACGGCCCGCGGAAGCGCCTGCGGGGCGATCGTCGCCTACCTGCTGGGGATCAGCGACGTCTGCCCCATCGAGTACGACCTGCTGTTCGAACGGTTCCTCGATCCGAGCCGGACCGAGGCGCCCGATATCGATATGGACTTCTGCCGGGACCGGCGGGAAATGGTCCTGAACTACGTCAAGGAGAAGTACGGCGTCGACAACGTGGCCCAGATCGGGACGTTCGGCACGCTGAAGGCGAAGGCGGCGATTCGCGACGTCGCCCGCGCGCTCGGGGTCGACCTCAAGCGGGCGGACGAAGTCGCCAAGATGATCCCCGAAACCCTCAACATCAAGATCACGGAGGCGATCGAGGAGAATCCGGAACTCAAGCAGCAGTACCAGGCCGATCCGCAGACGAAGGAGCTCGTCGACTTCGCGATCGCCATGGAAGGTCTCGCCAAGAGCGCCGGCACCCACGCGGCCGGCGTGGTCATCGCCGACCAGCCGCTCATCGAGTATGTCCCGCTCCAGAAACTCTCGGGCAAAGAGGACATCCTCACGCAGTGGACGGAAGTCGAGAAGGCGGGCCTTCTCAAGATGGATTTTCTTGGGCTGCGAAACCTCTCGATCCTCGACAAAGCCGTCCAGAACGTAAAGAAGCACCGCGGCGTCGACATCGTCCCGAAGGACCTGCCGCTCGACGACAAGCCGACCTTCGCCCTCCTCCAGCGCGGGGAAACGAAGGGGATCTTCCAGCTCGAGTCCGGCGGGATGCGGGACCTGCTGACGAAGATGAAGCCCGACAAGTTCGCGGACATCATCGCCACGTCGGCCCTCTATCGCCCCGGCCCCCTGGAAGGGGGGATGGTCATGACCTACGTGAACGTCAAGCACGGCCGCGAGCCGGTGCCGACCGTTCACCCGATCGTCGACGGCGTCCTGGACGAGACCTACGGGGTCATGGTCTACCAGGAACAGGTCATGCGGATCCTGAACCGCCTGGGAGGGGTCGAGCTCGCCAAGTCGTACCAGTGCATTAAGGCGATCTCGAAGAAGAAGTACGACATCATCGCCAAGTACAAGGAGCAGTTCCTGGAAGGCGCCGAGAAGAACGGCATGCCCCGCCAGCAGGCGGACGACATCTTCTCGCTGATCGAGAAGTTCGCCGGCTACGGCTTCAACAAGTCGCACTCCACGGCTTATGGGGCGATCGCTTACCAGACCGCCTATCTCAAGGCGCACTACCCGCAGGAGTTCATGGCCGCGCTCCTCTCGTGCGGCATGGAGTCGAGCGAGCGGATCGCGGAACACACCGACGACTGCCGCCGGATGCAGATCGAGATCGTCCCCCCGGACGTCAACCTCAGCGGCGTCGAGTTCACGGTCGTCGTCGAGGAAGTCCCAATCGCACCCGAAGGGGACGGGAAGGCTAAGAAGAAGAAAGCCGCCGATCCGAACGAGCCGGTCCCGACGAAGACGGTCCGCCGGGTCGCCTTCGGCATGGGCGCCATCCGCGGCGTTGGCGAAGGGGCCGTCAGGGCGATCATGGAGGAACGGGAGCGGAGCGGGGTGTTCAAAGACATCTTCGATCTCTGCGAACGAATCGACGGCAAGGTCCTGAACAAGGGGGCGCTGGAACTGCTCGTGAAGGCCGGGGCCCTCGATTCGTTCGGCCCCAACCGCGCCCAGCACATCATGGCGGTCGACCGCGCCATGCAGGCCGCATCGTCGAAGCAGCGGGACAAAGCCCGCGGCCAGAAGAACCTGTTCGAATTCGGCGGTGGCGGCGGCGGATCCAAGACTGCCGAAGCGGCCCCGCCCGACCTCTCGCTCCCGCCTGCGGACGACTGGAACTACAGCCAGAAGCTCGCCTTCGAGAAGGAAGTCATCGGCTTCTACCTGACCTCGCATCCGCTCAACGAGTTCTCGGAGCAGCTCCAGGCGTTCACGCAGAACCAGGTCAAGGATCTGCGGGACATCGGGGACGGCAAGGACGTCCTGATCGGCGGCATGGTCTCCTCGATCAAGAAGGCGGCCACCAAGAAGCCGAGCCGCAACGGCCACAGCAAGTACATCAACTTCGACCTGGAAGACCCCACGGGGGTCGTCCGCTGCATCCAGTGGCCGGACGATTTTGCGAGGGAAGGGGACAAGGTCGTCCCGGAGGCGATCCTCCTCGTCCGGGGCCGGGTCGACCTCCGCAGCCGCGAGCCGAACATCATCGTCAACAAGGTGATGACGCTCGAGCAGGCGGAGCGGGAGTTCACGAAGCAGATCCTGATCAAGCTCCGCCGCGGCTACCACACCGAAGACGACATGCGCCGCATCCGCGATACGCTCGCCGGCCACCCGGGCAAAACGCCGGTGGTCCTCGTCATCGAGACCTGGGAAGACAAGCCAGTCAAACCGCTCTCCGTCCAGAACGGAAATGGCAACGGCAACGGCTCGCACACCGCGGAAGCGAACGGGACGAACGGCCAGACCGCCCACACCGACGTGATCCGCAGCTACCTCCGCTGCTATCTGACCACCTCGGCCACGGTCGCCGCCAGCCAGCCGCTCAAAGACAGCCTGATCAACCTCCTCGGCCCGAAGGGTTTTCTCTTTCAGGCCAGCCAGCAGAACGGCAAAAGCTCGGAGTCGAGCGGCAACGGCCATTGAGGTCGCAATTCGTAGGCTGGGTCAAGACCCAGCAAAACCCGCCCTCGCTATCGAGAGACGCCGCCCATGAGGACGTACCGTCGAAGCTGCGAGGGCCGGCTCGACTTTTTACCGTTGTCACGCATGAGCGGCGTCCAATCCTGACGACGGATCTTGGCCGCGAGTCATTACGTCTCGCCATACGCCACGTTCGAGAGAGACATCCCTTCCGAATTGAGGCCATCGTCCTCCTGCCGGATCACAGGGGCGACGCAGCGCAGTCGGCGAAATAGATCGCATTGTCATTCCACCGACGGACGCACCGCTCTGGCGAACACGCGGCCCCATGTTCGCTCAGACGGCGGCCGCTACGAACCTTAAAGCTCCCCACGCCCGCGAGATCAGGACAGCATCCGCACCCCCGCACGGACAGAACCACGGAGTCCCTGCATGTCGACCGCTACGTGCCAGTGCCCCGATTGGGGAATCTGCAGGCGAACCGGAGTCCTACGGGCGAGACCGCCGATGAAATGGCAATTGCGACCATTCCGATAGCTCGAAAAGTTCGAGCTATCCAAGAGCCGGACGTGGGCCCCGGCGCTTAGCGTGATTTCAACGACTGCGCCGCTCTGGCACTGGCCGAGATCAAAGTGGATAAAGTTCATGGAAATGTCCTAAGAGATTGGCAGGCTTGACACTCGATGGTCGCACTGCCTGAAATGGTTCAGGGATAGGCGGTCGGGCGCCGTCCTCGGAACACCAGTTGCCGAATTCCTCGGAATTCCAATAGGCTCCCGCGCATCGCGGGACACCAAGAGCTACCCTTGTCCGAGAGGTGCCATATGTGGCAGGTCAAAGATCAAATTGTCTCGGACCCCGCCACGGGACTTACGATTCAGCTTGAGACCATGCCGGGTACCGATGCCCCGTATCGATTGCGACTTTTTGGGGATCTTCCGTTTGGGAATCGGGAGATCCTTTTCGACGCCGCCGGGAACGAGGCCGGTTCGGGAACGCTCCTTACCGGCCTGTGCAAACCGACTTGGTCAATCCCAGTCAGCGACCAGGCATAACCGAGTTGCAGGGGGGGAGCCGCCCGTAGTTCGCTAGGCATTCCGCAAGCAATTCCCGCTCACGGTTTGCAGCATCGATCGTCAACTCATACGCGTAGTACGAGGCTCGCTGGGTGCAAGGCCCCTCAGCTCCACTGAGATGATTCTGCAGACGGGACCGGATGGTGACCGTCGCTCCGGCAGCCCGACCGATATAGGTCAGACCACCTTGGGAGTCGTACAGGAGGTACACACCTTGGAGAGCTGGCGCGGCCGCGATCACGGCTGCACTGAAGGGAAACAAAGGCGTTCGGGGCATTGATAATGCTCCCAGCGGAAGTAGGATCGGCCGTTCGCCCCTAAGCTGGTAACTGGGGAGGCGCGCGTGCGGTACGACAGCCGGTTCTCCGCGAGGAAGCCGGCTGTTCTTTTGCGCGCACACATGCACACGCAGGTTTCCGAATCGAGGGGAGGGGAAGGGTCGCCAGCAGGGCGTTGGAAGAGAGTCTTGCCTGAAACTCGACCGCGCCGTCTTCTCGACTATTCCCAATGAACGGAAGAACATATCGCCAAGCGCATAATCGCGCCTAGCCGAGTTCCCCATTTTTTTGGATGCGGAGAAAAAGACGAGACGAGCCCGAAAAGGGCTCGCCTCGTACGCAGGAGTTTCAGGCAGGGGAAAAGTGTATCGGGCAAATACAGTTTCCGCAAGATCAGCTGTCCACAAGATGTAGTGTGTCGGTCATGCCCGGCCCGGGAAAGGGACTCCCAACATGTTGTGGTGAGGGGTAACCCACAAGCCCTTCAACCGCGTTGTCTGGACACTTAGATGTTCGTCTCATTTCCGCCGGATTGGGGAAATTTAGGAGCTCAACGTCTGGTATCACATCCTCTTGGGATCTGACATCAGAGCAGCCCAGCGTTCCTCACCACATCGCACGCTCGAGGCAGATGACTCCTAGTCAAACACCGCCTTCGCCGGGTCGGGTGGCTCTCGTCCCTGGAGGCTTTGCGGAAGGGCGTGGTTTGCGTTGGGCGACGTCTGAGTCCTCTTCGGCTGAATGACACGGCGGGTCGCTTCGGGGCAGCCGTGTCTGGGCGGCGCACCGGGAGCGGTCGGATGCATGGGCACGAAGTGCCCGGGGGGCCGCTTCCTGGACCATCCTTCCTCACGCCCGGGCGTCGTGGTGTTCGCTCGAACCCCGGCCTGTTCCCGGCGCGCCGATAGATCGGGGGCGGCTGGCCGTCCGACCGCGCCCCCGGGTTGGTGAACCTGACAATCGAGCCGATTTTTCGGCGCGTTTGCACGGGCAAAGGAAGCCCGTGCCGATAGACCGGCGTCCCCTCCTCGGAACGACGCCATGCCCAAACCTCTCACGACAAAACAGCAAGCCTTCCTCGAAGCCTACCGGACCTATGGCATCGTCCGGATCGCCGCCGCCAAGTCCGGCGTCTCCCGCGAACTCCACTACAACGCCCTCCGGGTCTCCGAAACCTACCGCCAGGCCCTCGCCGCCATCGCGAAGGAGCACGCGCTCCAGCTCGAAGAACAGGCCCGGACGATCGCCCGGAACCAGGGAGTCCCGGAACCGGTCTTCTACGGCCGGAAGCTCGTCGGCTTCAAACGCCGGTTCTCCGACAAGCTCCTGATCCTCCTCCTCGAAGCGAACCACCCCGAGAAGTTCCGCCGCCCCAAAGCCCCCCGAAAACGCCGCCCACCTGACAATGGGACGAAATTCCGGCCGCCCCGAACAGCCCGAACCCGTCCCGGGCCGATAGAGCGAAAACCCTCCCTCGAAGCGCTCCTCCTCGAAGAAGAAGCCCGGACCATTGCGATCCAGGGCCTCCCCGAACCGGTCTACTACGGCCGCCAGATCGTCGGCGTCCGGCGCCGATACTCCGACCGCCTCCTGATCTGTCTCCTCGAAGCCAACCATCCCCAGAAGTTCCGCTGGCGTCGCCGCGCCGCCCGGAGGAAGAGGAAACCTGACACTGGGGAGATTTTTGGGACGCCACACTTTCGGCTCGTCCCGCAACAGCGCTCCCAATCCGACTTCGTCTGCCAACGCCGCCGACGGACCCTCTGCTCACGGTTCGGAACCGCAGGCTGCGCCCAGGTGAGGGGGGCATCCGGCACCGAGCCGCGCCTGGACACACCCACCTTCAGACAACTCTCGACGGTCGGCCTCCGGCGGGCAAGGGGGGCCGCCCCCCTTGCATCCCCCGCCAGGGTTCCCCCTGGACCCGGGAAGGTAGCCCTCTCGCTCCGCGAGAGGAGCGCGCGACCGGCGCTCTCCCTCCCAATCCGAGCATCACCTCCCCCGAATTCGCGCACGAATCGCCCCGCAATTGCCCCAAACCTGTCCGTCGATTACAGCTCACCCATCCGGGACACCCACCGTCCCCCACCACCGCACGGCCTGCGCCGGCCCCAATCTGCGGAGTTCTCAAAGTGGCATCCCCCGCAACGGGCGAGTTCCTCGGAACACTCATCCTCATCCTCCTCGGAGACGGCGTCGTCGCCGATGTCCTCCTGAACCGGTCCAAGGCCCACAATTCCGGCTGGATCGTCATCACCGCCGGATGGGCCTTTGCCGTCGCCTGCGGCATCTTCACGTCGAAGGCGTTCGGCGGACCGGGGGCGCTGAATCCGGTCGGCCCCCTGACCGACATGGTCATCGGCGGCAAAGCGGTCGCGGACAGTCTTGTGCTCATCGCGGCCCAGTTCGCCGGCGCGTTCGCGGGGGCCGTTCTGGTCTGGCTCCACTTCCTTCCCCACTGGAAGGAGACGCCGGACGCCGCCGCCAAGCTCGGCGTCTTCTGCACCGCCCCCGCCATACGCAACGCTCCGGCGAACCTCCTCAGCGAAGCGATCGGAACCTTCGTTCTGGTCCTCGTGGCGTCGAGCGTCTCCCGGGCCGCCGTCGGCGGACTCGAACCCGCCGCTGTGGGCCTCGTCGTCTGGGCCATCGGCCTGAGCCTGGGTGGAACGACGGGATACGCCATCAATCCCGCCCGCGACCTCGCCCCCCGGCTCGCCCACGCCCTCCTGCCGATCGCCGGCAAGGGATCGTCAGACTGGGGCTACGCGTGGATCCCGGTGGTCGGGCCGTGCATCGGTGCCCTCCTCGGAGCGGCCCTGTTCGCCTGGGGCGCCGCGCCGGCCCCCTGATCGCCAGACGTCGCCTGACGCCGGACAAGCGGGGACGAGTTCGAACGATCACTCGTCCCTGAATTCTTGCGCCCCCCCGCGAAGTCTGGAATCCCATGCTCTGATCCGTATGCACCCGTGTTCCTCCATGGCGAAACCCAAGGGAGGTCCCGGATGACGGCAGATCGACATCGATAGAAAAAGCGGGAGCCGATCCGTCCTGTCTCGCGAAGTCGCGGATTTTCAGCGTCTCCCGGATTTCGAGTTTCGTGCGCCCGGCTTACTCTTCGCGGCAGCGGTTTCGCCGGAACCGCACTGTCCCGAATGAGCCCGCCGTGCCCCTCCTGCTGAATTCCGATCGCGAGCCCGTCGTCCTCCGTCTGGGGCGGGATCTCGTGCGGATGATCAAGCGCGGCCATCCGTGGGTCTACGCCGAAGCCCTCCGCGAGCTCCCCCGGGCCCCCGCGGGAGCCAGCGCCGTCCTGCTCGACAACAAGAAGGGCCGCGAGATCGCCCGGGGCTACTACGATCCCGGCTGCCCGCTCGCCTTTCGCGCCTGCACGGCCGAAGACCGGGTTCGCCTCGACGACCGCTGGGCCGAGCGGCAGTTCACGCGGGCCCTCGACCTCCGGCGACGGAGCTTCGGACCGTCAACGACCGGCTATCGACTTCTCAACGGCGAAGGGGACGAGGTCCCGGGACTCATCGTCGATCGCTACGGCGATGTCGGAGTCCTGCAGGTCGACGGTGCCGGACCGGCGGGCTTCTGGGATATCGACGGCATCGCCGAGTGGCTCCTCCACGAGGGTGGCCTCAAGGGGATCGACTTCAAACCCCGCGACCGCCAGTCGGAAAGCCGCCGGCTTGCCGGAGAGCTTCCGCCGGACGGCGTCGCGGAGTTCCTCGAGAACGGGCTCCGCTTCACGGCCGACTTCCGCCGCGGACAGAAGACCGGCTTCTTCCTCGACCAGCGGGACAACCGCGACCTGATCCGCCGCCAGGCCGAGGGGCGGAGCGTCGTCAACATCTTCGGCTACACCGGCGGTTTCTCGGTCGCGGCCGGCGTCGGCGGAGCCTCGCACGTCACCACCGTCGACCTCGCCGCCCCCGCGATCGCCGCCGCGGCAACACACTGGACGCTCAACGACTTGCCCGCCGAGCGCCACGAGGGGGTCGCGGCCGATGCCTTCGCGTTCCTCGAAGGGGCCGCGAGCCAGCGGCACACGTGGGACATCGTGATCGTCGATCCCCCCTCGTTCGCCCCTTCGGAAGCGGCTGTCCCCCGCGCCCTCGCCTCCTACGGAAAGCTCCTGACCGACGCCGCCCGGTGCACGGCCGACGGAGGCCTCCTGGCCGCCTCCTCCTGCTCCAGCCACGTCGGAGAATCCGCCTTCCTCGAAGTCTGCGAGGAGTCCGTCTCCGCCGCCCGCCGCCGGGCGACCATCGTCTCGATCACCAGCCAGCCGATCGACCACCCCTACCCGCTCGTCTTCAGCGAGTTCCGCTATCTCAAGTTCATCCTGCTGCGGCTGGACTGACCGGCGACAAGCCTGTCCGCTGCAGGCCGATCAAGACTCAAGCTCGGGATCTTCCAGCTCCCCTTCCCCAACGAAGTCCCGCCCGGGGGCGCGGACATGCATGACGAACACCGTTCCCTCGCGGATCGTGAACAGCATCCTGTAGACCCGTCCCCGTCGCGTCTTGAACAGGATCTCCCGAACCGAAATCGCCACGAACTCATCTTCAGCGGCCAGCGAACACGACTCAGCGTGGTCGGATAGCCTCTTCAAAGCTCGGTCGAGCGCCCGGATCCAGGAAGCCGCTCCCGCGACAGATCGCCCAGCGAGATGCCGGACAATTTCGTCGATGTCCCGCCTGGCCCGGGAAAGAATGCGAACAGCGTGGCTCATCCGTCCACGACCAGCCCGAGGCGTCCGTAAAGATCGGCGATGACCTCCTCCGCGGAGGTTCCCGTCTCCCCTCGATCCAGCTCAGCGGATGCCTCTCCCAGCGCGCCGAGGCTCTCCCGCAGTTCTTCCGCCTGGGGATGGCGGCTCCTCCAGGCGGCGTAGATCTCATCGATCGAGATCCCGCCGGACTCCAACCCCGCGTGCTCCGAGGCGAACCGATAGAAGCTTTCGAGTTGTTGCCGCGTCGACATCATTCGCGTGTTTTCCAATCCGCAGTCCGGCGGGAGTCGCCACTGGCGATTATCCGCGAGACGGGCGCGATCCTCCAGACGAAAGCGGCCGAAACCCGCGGCCATCACTTCGCCGCGGTCTTCCGCACCGGCGCATTGACGAGCGCAATCCCGAGGGCCACGCAGATCCCCGAGAGGAACAGCCACGGCGAAAGGACGTCGCCGCGGATCAGGACGCCGAGGGCGACGCCGAAGATCGGCGTCGCGAAACTGAAGACCGAAACCTGCGACGCGCTGAACCGCCGCAGGAGCCAGACCTGCAGCGAGAAGCAGATCCCCGACACGACGAGTCCCGCGTACAGGACCGCCGAGACGGTCCGCGTGTCCCAGCGGATCGGCCCGTAGTCCTCGGTCGCAAAGCTCACGGCCCCCATCGCGATTGCGGCGAAGAAGTTCCGCCACAGGATCAGGGGGCCCGCTTCGATCGCCCGCAGGGCGGGCCGCGTGGCGATCGTCATCAGGCCGAACAGGAGGCCGCTGACCGCGAGCACGACATCCCCCAGGACGGTCGGCTCGTCGAGCGACGTCGCCCCGGCCCGGCGGTCGGTCGCCATCAGGAGGACGACCCCCGCGGCCGCCACGAAGAGCCCGATCGTCTGCCGGACGCTCAGGCGGAAGGTCTTCAGGACCCAGGTCTCGATGGCCGCGACCCAGAAGACGTAGGTGTTGACGAGGAGCGTCGAGTGCGACGTCGTGGACCAGGCAGTCCCGAGCTGGAACGTGCCGATCTGAAAGAACATGTAGAGCGACATCACGACGACCGGCCGCCACTGGCCGGGGCGGATGCGGATCGAGGTCCCTTCCCAGCGGCACCAGCCATACATGAAGACGGCCGCCAGCAGGAAGCGGAACGTCGCCAGGAGCATCGGCGGAATGCTGTCCGTCGCGATCTGGCTGGCGACCGACACGCCCCCCCACAGCACCGTGCAGAGAACCGAGAGCACGACCCCCGTCGTCGTCAGGGGCGCCGGCCCCGCCAGAGCCTGCGCCGAGGAAGGGGCGACGGCGGCGGGCGGAGGGAGGGCGGTGGTGCTGGGAACAATGGGGGCGGAAACAGCAGGCGCGACAACCGGCTCCCGGGCGGGATCCTCGGACACTCTGACCTCAACACCTCGGGACACGACGGCGAGCCGCGGGAAACCGGGGATTGTAGGAGCGCGCGGGCGCCGAGTGCAGTCGAAGGTCCAAAATCGAGCCCGGGACGCAGCCAACGGCCCCTCGATTTCGAGCGGCCGTTTCTCACGCCAGGATGTCGTGGACCACGTTCCCGGCGACGTCCGTCAGCCGGAAATCGCGGCCGGCGTAGCGGTAGGTGAGCCGCTCGTGGTTGAGGCCGAGCTGATGCAGGATCGTCGCATGCAGGTCGTGGACGTGAACCCGGTTGCGGGCCGCGTGGTAGCCGACCTCGTCCGTCTCGCCGTACGAAATCCCCGGCTTGACCCCGCCGCCGGCGAGCCAGGCGCAGAAGCCCTGCGGGTTGTGGTCCCGCCCGTTCCCCCCCTGCATCGTCGGCGTCCGGCCGAATTCTCCGGCCCAGACGACGAGCGTGTCGTCGAGGAGCCCGCGGGCCTTGAGGTCGGCCAGGAGAGCAGCGATCGGCTGGTCGGTCGCCAGCGAATTCTTCTCATGCCCTTCGCGGAGGCCGCCGTGCTGGTCCCAGACGTTCCCCGTGGAGAGCTCAACGTAGCGGACCCCCGCCTCGACGAGCCGCCGGGCCAGGAGGCACTGCCGGGCAAAGTTGTCGGTCGCCTTCTGGCCGACGCCGTACTGGTCCTGCGTCCCCTTCGACTCCTTCGACAGGTCGAGGGCACCGGGAGCACACCGCTGCATCCGGCTGGCGAGGTCGTAAGCTTCGATCGTGCCGGTGATCTCGTTGTCGGGCCCGACGCGGTCGAGGTGGGCCCGGTTGAGCGACTGGATCAGGTCGAGCCGCTCCTGCTGCCGGTCGGCCTTCTCAGTCGACGCGAGGTGCTCGATCGTCGCCTCGCCAAGTTTTCCCTGCCGGCCGATCGTCGTTGCCTGGTGCTCGGTCGGGAGGAAGGCGGCCCCGTAGTTCCGCGGGCCGCCGTGGCCGCTCGAGGGGCCGATCGAAACGAACGTCGGCAGGTCCTGGTTCTCCTTGGCGAGGCCGTACGAGACCCAGGCGCCGACGGAGGGACGGACGAGGTTGTCGCTCCCGGTGTGCATCATCGAGACCGCCTGGCCGTGAGACTGGCCGCGGCTGTGCATCGAGCGGATCACGCACAGGTCGTCCGCCTGCCCGGCGATGTGCGGGAGGAGCTCCGAGACCCACAGCCCCGACTCGCCGTGCTGCCGGAACTTCCACGGCGACTTCATCAGGACCGGCTTGGCGTCGAGGTTGGCCGGGGCTTCGAACGGCAGGGGCTGGCCGTCCCGCTTCTGGAGCTCGGGCTTGTAGTCGAAGGTGTCGACGTGGCTCGGCCCGCCGTGCATGAACAGGAAGATGACCCGCTTGGCCCCCGCCGG of Planctomyces sp. SH-PL14 contains these proteins:
- the dnaE gene encoding DNA polymerase III subunit alpha; translation: MSDLATPAAEAAPVRPFAHLHCHTHYSLLDGASKIPDLVKKVKELGMDSCAITDHGNLYGALEFYTKCKDGGVNPILGYEAYIAPGHRTDRSASRMKDATFHLTLLAMNATGFKNLSRMASKAYLEGFYYKPRIDKELLQQYHEGVICLSGCASSELSRLLLGGEKEKAESLVKWYVDLFGDRFYMEIQDGGVEIQQSCAEATIELADRMGLPLVATNDAHYLCQTDASMHDVLLCVNTKARVTDENRMKINTDQLFIRSPEQMYAAFPNRAEAVARSQEIANRCNIELDLKTRHYPVFTPPPPLTDKDYLRQVAYDGMKWRYGENPEQKFVDRLEFELGVINKMGYASYFLIVWDFARFARSQGIPCTARGSACGAIVAYLLGISDVCPIEYDLLFERFLDPSRTEAPDIDMDFCRDRREMVLNYVKEKYGVDNVAQIGTFGTLKAKAAIRDVARALGVDLKRADEVAKMIPETLNIKITEAIEENPELKQQYQADPQTKELVDFAIAMEGLAKSAGTHAAGVVIADQPLIEYVPLQKLSGKEDILTQWTEVEKAGLLKMDFLGLRNLSILDKAVQNVKKHRGVDIVPKDLPLDDKPTFALLQRGETKGIFQLESGGMRDLLTKMKPDKFADIIATSALYRPGPLEGGMVMTYVNVKHGREPVPTVHPIVDGVLDETYGVMVYQEQVMRILNRLGGVELAKSYQCIKAISKKKYDIIAKYKEQFLEGAEKNGMPRQQADDIFSLIEKFAGYGFNKSHSTAYGAIAYQTAYLKAHYPQEFMAALLSCGMESSERIAEHTDDCRRMQIEIVPPDVNLSGVEFTVVVEEVPIAPEGDGKAKKKKAADPNEPVPTKTVRRVAFGMGAIRGVGEGAVRAIMEERERSGVFKDIFDLCERIDGKVLNKGALELLVKAGALDSFGPNRAQHIMAVDRAMQAASSKQRDKARGQKNLFEFGGGGGGSKTAEAAPPDLSLPPADDWNYSQKLAFEKEVIGFYLTSHPLNEFSEQLQAFTQNQVKDLRDIGDGKDVLIGGMVSSIKKAATKKPSRNGHSKYINFDLEDPTGVVRCIQWPDDFAREGDKVVPEAILLVRGRVDLRSREPNIIVNKVMTLEQAEREFTKQILIKLRRGYHTEDDMRRIRDTLAGHPGKTPVVLVIETWEDKPVKPLSVQNGNGNGNGSHTAEANGTNGQTAHTDVIRSYLRCYLTTSATVAASQPLKDSLINLLGPKGFLFQASQQNGKSSESSGNGH
- a CDS encoding MIP/aquaporin family protein produces the protein MASPATGEFLGTLILILLGDGVVADVLLNRSKAHNSGWIVITAGWAFAVACGIFTSKAFGGPGALNPVGPLTDMVIGGKAVADSLVLIAAQFAGAFAGAVLVWLHFLPHWKETPDAAAKLGVFCTAPAIRNAPANLLSEAIGTFVLVLVASSVSRAAVGGLEPAAVGLVVWAIGLSLGGTTGYAINPARDLAPRLAHALLPIAGKGSSDWGYAWIPVVGPCIGALLGAALFAWGAAPAP
- a CDS encoding class I SAM-dependent rRNA methyltransferase; the protein is MPLLLNSDREPVVLRLGRDLVRMIKRGHPWVYAEALRELPRAPAGASAVLLDNKKGREIARGYYDPGCPLAFRACTAEDRVRLDDRWAERQFTRALDLRRRSFGPSTTGYRLLNGEGDEVPGLIVDRYGDVGVLQVDGAGPAGFWDIDGIAEWLLHEGGLKGIDFKPRDRQSESRRLAGELPPDGVAEFLENGLRFTADFRRGQKTGFFLDQRDNRDLIRRQAEGRSVVNIFGYTGGFSVAAGVGGASHVTTVDLAAPAIAAAATHWTLNDLPAERHEGVAADAFAFLEGAASQRHTWDIVIVDPPSFAPSEAAVPRALASYGKLLTDAARCTADGGLLAASSCSSHVGESAFLEVCEESVSAARRRATIVSITSQPIDHPYPLVFSEFRYLKFILLRLD
- a CDS encoding type II toxin-antitoxin system RelE/ParE family toxin — its product is MSHAVRILSRARRDIDEIVRHLAGRSVAGAASWIRALDRALKRLSDHAESCSLAAEDEFVAISVREILFKTRRGRVYRMLFTIREGTVFVMHVRAPGRDFVGEGELEDPELES
- a CDS encoding DMT family transporter, which codes for MSEDPAREPVVAPAVSAPIVPSTTALPPPAAVAPSSAQALAGPAPLTTTGVVLSVLCTVLWGGVSVASQIATDSIPPMLLATFRFLLAAVFMYGWCRWEGTSIRIRPGQWRPVVVMSLYMFFQIGTFQLGTAWSTTSHSTLLVNTYVFWVAAIETWVLKTFRLSVRQTIGLFVAAAGVVLLMATDRRAGATSLDEPTVLGDVVLAVSGLLFGLMTIATRPALRAIEAGPLILWRNFFAAIAMGAVSFATEDYGPIRWDTRTVSAVLYAGLVVSGICFSLQVWLLRRFSASQVSVFSFATPIFGVALGVLIRGDVLSPWLFLSGICVALGIALVNAPVRKTAAK